The Phormidium sp. PBR-2020 DNA segment GCAGCGGTTGCCCGTCGGTTCGCCGTACGAGGACTTCTGAGACCAGAACTTGGGGTTGTGGGGTTTCGACCTGGGCCAGGGTTTGAGGGAGGTTCTGGTCGGGCGGATGAGGGATGTCAAGTTGGGACATCTCTGGGGCCGAGTCGTCGAGCTGTTCTAGCTCTGAGATTGGCTCCGAGAGTGACTCTTGCGGGTCAGGGGCGGCCTGATCCGGTGATGGCCCCTCCGTCTCAACCCCTTGAGTCTCCTGAGCCATGTTCCGCCGCACATCCCGGGACATCTGCCAGAGAGAGGATTCCTCCGTCTGAAGATGCTCAATTTGCGACGGTTCGATTTGGGGACTCTCCAGCCTCCCCAGGGACTCGAATTGCGAAGACTCAGAGCGGTCGAGGTCTCTCGGCACCTCTGAGATCTCCGGCGGCTCGGGCGGTCGGTCAGACTTGACCTTAGCCAGTTGTGACGACTCCGCCTCCAAGGATTTGTCTAAGCGTTTGCTCTCCATCGCCTGAGCTGCATCGCCCAAAATGACGGCGATCGCCAGGGATAATAGGGTCACAGAAGACCATTTCGAATTGTCTAACGTCACGTTTCAACCTCCACACACCAAATAACGCATCATTACCCTTGCCATCGTTTGATGGCTTGTTCCGGCATCATGACGAGTTAAACACGCTCTAGGATACGCGCTAAAACTCGTTCGTAAGCATCTTCAACATTACCGAGATCCTGTCGAAAACGGTCTTTATCGAGGACACGTCGCTCAGCATCCTCATCGAGGCGATCCCAAAGGCGACAGGTATCTGGGCTAATCTCGTCTGCTAGTACAATACTGCCATCGGCCAGTTTCCCAAATTCCAATTTGAAATCGACCAGGGTAATCTCACAGGAACCGAAGATCGTTTGCAGATGACCATTGATGGTTAGAGCCATCTCCCGCAGTTGCTCAATTTCCTCGGATGTCGCCACATTCAATAAACGCAGGCGATCGCTCGTCAGCAGTGGATCTCCCAGGTCATCGTTTTTGTAGAAAAATTCCACCAGTGGTGGGGTGATGGGAGTTCCCAAGGCCAAGCCAGTTTGCCGGCAGAGACTCCCAGCGGCGAGGTTGCGTACTACCACTTCCAGCGGGATAATCTCCACAGCTTTGACGCGCATTTGGCTGGGGCTGGGGCTATCAATCCAATGGGTAGGAACCCCTAAGGCTTCGAGTTTTTGAAACAGCCGGGTTGAGATCGTACAGTTAATTTCTCCTTTGCGGGTGATTTGGCCGCGTTTCGCTGCGTTGAAGGCTGTTGCATCATCCTTAAATTCAGACAGGAGAATTTGTGGATCATCGGTACTGTAGAGAATTTTGGCTTTACCTTCGTAAAGTTGGCGCGATTGGGACATTCAATTTACCTGTAGCTGAATGGGGGGGGTGGACAAGCTGCGAGCACGCGACTGTTCTCTAGGGTCGATCAAGCTGGGGGGCCAGCCTGCCTAGCAACGCCAGTTTTTCAACTGGATCTTCTAGATCGCGCGCGATCTAGACGGACGGCTCTGGCTTTTGATTCTACACCGTCAGCTCATCTCGGAGCGTCATCTTTGGATGACCCCACCGGTAATTCGATGAGAAACTCACTCCCACGTTTCCAGGGGCTGTCCTCGGCTCGGCCCTCATGGGACCGGACGCGAATCTTGCCGTTATGGGTTTGCAGAATTTGGTAGCAAATGGATAGCCCCAGGCCCGTCCCCGTCCCAACGGGTTTTGTGGTGAAGAAGGGATCGAAGATTTTTTCTTGTAACTCCGGCTTAATCCCCCGCCCGTTATCATGAATCGTCACCAGAACGCGATCGCCCTTCAGGGGTTTTGTGCGAATGGTGATGCGCGGCTGGGAGTTAGACCCATCATCCCTCAGGGCCGGATCGAGAACGGCGTCGATGGCATTACAGAGTAGATTCATCCAAACCTGATTCAGTTGGGCCGGATAACAATAAATTTTTGGCAAAGGTTGATACTCTTTAACTAACTCAATGCGACCTTGAATCCGATGATTGAGAATCGCCAAGGCACTCTCAATTCCATCTTGAACATAAGCTTGTTTAAACTGGGCTTCATCCAGTCGAGAAAAGTTACGGAGAGACAGAACTAATTTTAAAATTCGTTCTGCACCTAATTTCATAGAATCAACGATTTTGGGCAGATCTGTGGTAATAAAATCCAAATCCACGGCTTCAATTTCTGCCGCCACCCGAGGAGGGGTATCTGGAACTTCTTCTTGGTAAAGTTTAAACAAGTCTAGTAAATCTCGGACGTAATTATCGGTATAGGCAAGGTTTCCATAAATAAAGTTGATAGGGTTATTGATTTCATGGGCCATGCCGGCCACCATTTGGCCCAGGGCATACATTTTTTCGGATTGAATTAACTGACTTTCAGCCCGCTGTCGTTCTCGTAGGGCTTCTTCGAGTTCCTG contains these protein-coding regions:
- a CDS encoding PAS domain-containing protein, which encodes MNVDPLNQEHSPNLGKLAQLSLDRMADAVLLTDVEARIFYANDAACRLLGCDRRDLLEARFWEIDQNLTPDTWPRYLQTLQNKGVLEQEARYRTNNQKLIEVEITATYLVADDQAYNCTVFRYLSERASVAREVQRAKDQLRAVLDAVPGLVSWISQDGRYLGVNRHLAASYNMPPDAFVGKELGFLKNSPEFVEFVRDFLQGDVDYHSQLVQANVRGIPCYYITAAQKYDQGRATVVVGVDVSERKRSEEALQRSEARLLEKTQELEEALRERQRAESQLIQSEKMYALGQMVAGMAHEINNPINFIYGNLAYTDNYVRDLLDLFKLYQEEVPDTPPRVAAEIEAVDLDFITTDLPKIVDSMKLGAERILKLVLSLRNFSRLDEAQFKQAYVQDGIESALAILNHRIQGRIELVKEYQPLPKIYCYPAQLNQVWMNLLCNAIDAVLDPALRDDGSNSQPRITIRTKPLKGDRVLVTIHDNGRGIKPELQEKIFDPFFTTKPVGTGTGLGLSICYQILQTHNGKIRVRSHEGRAEDSPWKRGSEFLIELPVGSSKDDAPR
- a CDS encoding phosphoribosylaminoimidazolesuccinocarboxamide synthase produces the protein MSQSRQLYEGKAKILYSTDDPQILLSEFKDDATAFNAAKRGQITRKGEINCTISTRLFQKLEALGVPTHWIDSPSPSQMRVKAVEIIPLEVVVRNLAAGSLCRQTGLALGTPITPPLVEFFYKNDDLGDPLLTSDRLRLLNVATSEEIEQLREMALTINGHLQTIFGSCEITLVDFKLEFGKLADGSIVLADEISPDTCRLWDRLDEDAERRVLDKDRFRQDLGNVEDAYERVLARILERV